A genomic region of Xanthomonas campestris pv. phormiicola contains the following coding sequences:
- the ispD gene encoding 2-C-methyl-D-erythritol 4-phosphate cytidylyltransferase, with protein MMATVWAVVPAAGRGTRFGSPVPKQYLQAGGQPLIAHALQSLLAHPAVAGAMVALGTDDADWPGWNELDGKPVLTCVGGASRAGSVLAALQALPDSVKADDFVLVHDAARPNLALADLDRLLETGRGDPVGAILAAPVRDTLKRAGDDGGIDATEPRERLWRALTPQLFRRLQLTRALEQAAAAGVEVTDDAMAMELLGLRPLLVEGAEDNFKVTTPADLVRFEFELFLRARQS; from the coding sequence CTGATGGCCACGGTCTGGGCCGTGGTGCCGGCCGCCGGCCGCGGCACTCGTTTCGGCAGTCCCGTGCCCAAGCAGTATCTGCAGGCCGGCGGGCAGCCGTTGATCGCGCATGCGCTGCAGTCCCTGCTGGCGCATCCAGCGGTGGCCGGGGCGATGGTCGCGCTCGGTACCGACGATGCCGATTGGCCGGGCTGGAACGAACTGGACGGCAAGCCGGTGCTGACCTGCGTCGGCGGCGCCAGCCGTGCCGGCTCGGTGCTGGCCGCGCTGCAGGCCTTGCCGGACTCGGTCAAGGCGGACGATTTCGTGCTGGTGCACGATGCGGCGCGCCCGAACCTGGCGCTGGCCGATCTGGACCGGCTGCTGGAAACCGGGCGCGGCGATCCGGTCGGCGCGATCCTGGCCGCACCGGTGCGCGACACGCTCAAGCGCGCCGGCGACGACGGCGGCATCGACGCCACCGAGCCGCGCGAGCGCCTGTGGCGCGCGCTGACCCCGCAGTTGTTCCGGCGCCTGCAGCTGACCCGGGCGCTGGAACAGGCCGCGGCCGCCGGGGTCGAGGTCACCGACGATGCGATGGCGATGGAGTTGCTGGGCCTGCGGCCGCTGCTGGTCGAGGGCGCCGAGGACAACTTCAAGGTCACCACCCCGGCCGACCTGGTGCGCTTCGAGTTCGAACTGTTCCTGCGCGCGCGGCAGTCCTGA
- the ftsB gene encoding cell division protein FtsB: MRNWRWLLLVLAGLLAWLQYRFWLGPGNSGEVLVLESQVEHQKRDNEGLQQRNAALAAEVKDLKDGEAAIEERARSELGMIKPGEKFYRVVEDAPVPVAPATDGTPAQAPAAPSEQP; encoded by the coding sequence GTGCGCAACTGGCGCTGGCTGCTGCTGGTGCTGGCGGGACTGCTGGCGTGGCTGCAGTACCGTTTCTGGCTCGGTCCGGGCAATTCCGGCGAGGTACTGGTGCTCGAGAGCCAGGTCGAGCACCAGAAGCGCGATAACGAAGGCCTGCAGCAACGCAATGCCGCGCTCGCCGCCGAGGTCAAGGACCTCAAGGACGGCGAGGCGGCGATCGAGGAGCGCGCGCGCAGCGAGCTGGGCATGATCAAGCCGGGCGAGAAGTTCTATCGTGTCGTCGAAGACGCGCCGGTGCCGGTCGCGCCGGCCACCGACGGCACCCCGGCGCAGGCGCCGGCCGCGCCGAGCGAGCAACCCTGA
- the eno gene encoding phosphopyruvate hydratase: MTTIAKIHAREILDSRGNPTLEAEVTLADGSFGRAAVPSGASTGTKEAVELRDGDKTRYLGKGVRKAVENVNATIATALQGFDAADQQGLDRRLIDLDGTENKGRLGANALLGVSLANAHAVAASRKQALWQYLAGSNTANVALPVPMMNIINGGAHADNNVDFQEFMVLPVGAASFSEALRAGTEIFHALKAVLKGHGLSTAVGDEGGFAPDFRSNVEALDTILEAIGKAGYTAGEDVLLGLDVASSEFYDNGKYHLVGEGKRLTSEQFVDFLADWAAQYPIISIEDGLAEDDWAGWKLLTDRLGSKVQLVGDDLFVTNPKIFRQGIESGTANAILIKVNQIGTLTETLEAIAMADTAGYAAIVSHRSGETEDTTIADIAVATTATQIKTGSLCRSDRVAKYNQLLRIEEALGSGARYAGRGAFVSLKR, from the coding sequence ATGACCACTATCGCCAAGATTCATGCCCGCGAGATTCTCGATTCTCGCGGCAATCCCACGCTCGAAGCGGAAGTCACGCTGGCCGACGGCTCCTTTGGCCGCGCCGCGGTACCGTCGGGCGCTTCCACCGGCACCAAGGAAGCGGTCGAGCTGCGCGATGGCGACAAGACCCGCTACCTGGGCAAGGGCGTGCGCAAGGCGGTGGAGAACGTCAACGCCACCATCGCCACTGCGCTGCAGGGCTTCGACGCGGCCGACCAGCAGGGCCTGGACCGGCGCCTGATCGACCTGGACGGCACCGAGAACAAGGGCCGCCTCGGCGCCAACGCGCTGCTCGGCGTGTCGCTGGCCAACGCGCATGCGGTCGCCGCCTCGCGCAAGCAGGCGCTGTGGCAATACCTGGCCGGCAGCAACACCGCCAACGTGGCGCTGCCGGTGCCGATGATGAACATCATCAACGGCGGCGCGCACGCCGACAACAATGTCGACTTCCAGGAATTCATGGTGCTGCCGGTCGGCGCCGCGTCGTTCTCCGAGGCGCTGCGCGCCGGCACCGAGATCTTCCACGCGCTCAAGGCGGTGCTGAAGGGCCATGGCCTGTCCACCGCGGTCGGCGACGAAGGCGGCTTCGCGCCGGACTTCCGCAGCAACGTGGAAGCGCTGGACACCATCCTCGAGGCGATCGGCAAGGCCGGCTACACCGCCGGCGAAGACGTGCTGCTGGGCCTGGACGTGGCCTCCAGCGAGTTCTACGACAACGGCAAGTACCACCTGGTGGGCGAGGGCAAGCGCCTGACCAGCGAGCAGTTCGTCGACTTCCTCGCCGACTGGGCCGCGCAGTACCCGATCATCAGCATCGAGGACGGCCTGGCCGAGGACGACTGGGCCGGCTGGAAGCTGTTGACCGATCGCCTCGGCAGCAAGGTGCAACTGGTCGGCGACGACCTGTTCGTGACCAACCCGAAGATCTTCAGGCAGGGCATCGAGTCCGGCACCGCCAACGCGATCCTGATCAAGGTCAACCAGATCGGCACCCTGACCGAGACCCTGGAAGCGATCGCCATGGCCGACACCGCCGGCTACGCGGCGATCGTCTCGCACCGTTCCGGCGAGACCGAGGACACCACCATCGCCGACATCGCCGTGGCCACCACCGCCACCCAGATCAAGACCGGCTCGCTGTGCCGCAGCGATCGCGTGGCCAAGTACAACCAGCTGCTGCGGATCGAGGAAGCGCTGGGCAGCGGCGCGCGCTACGCGGGGCGCGGCGCATTCGTCTCGCTCAAGCGGTAA
- the kdsA gene encoding 3-deoxy-8-phosphooctulonate synthase — translation MKLCGFEVGLDQPLFLIAGPCVIESMQLQLDVAGKLKEITGRLGINFIFKSSFDKANRTSGTSFRGPGLEEGLKVLEAVKKQIGVPVLTDVHEYTPMHEVAAVVDVLQTPAFLVRQTDFIRNVCAAGKPVNIKKGQFLSPWDMKPVVDKAKSTGNEQIMVCERGASFGYNNLVSDMRSLSVMRETGCPVVFDATHSVQLPGGQGSTSGGQREFVPVLARAAVAVGVSGVFAETHPDPSKALSDGPNAWPLDKMEALLETLMALDAITKRSGFLEHGLG, via the coding sequence ATGAAACTGTGTGGCTTCGAAGTCGGCCTGGACCAGCCGTTGTTCCTGATCGCCGGCCCGTGCGTGATCGAGTCGATGCAGCTGCAGCTGGACGTGGCCGGCAAGCTCAAGGAGATCACCGGCAGGCTGGGGATCAACTTCATCTTCAAGTCGAGCTTCGACAAGGCCAACCGCACCTCCGGCACCAGCTTCCGCGGCCCTGGCCTGGAAGAGGGGCTGAAGGTGCTGGAGGCGGTGAAGAAGCAGATCGGCGTGCCGGTGCTGACCGACGTGCACGAGTACACGCCGATGCACGAGGTGGCGGCGGTGGTCGACGTGCTGCAGACCCCGGCGTTCCTGGTGCGGCAGACCGACTTCATCAGGAACGTCTGCGCTGCCGGCAAGCCGGTCAACATCAAGAAGGGCCAGTTCCTGTCGCCGTGGGACATGAAGCCGGTGGTGGACAAGGCCAAGTCCACCGGCAACGAGCAGATCATGGTCTGCGAGCGCGGCGCCAGCTTCGGCTACAACAACCTGGTCAGCGACATGCGCTCGTTGAGCGTGATGCGCGAGACCGGCTGCCCGGTGGTGTTCGACGCCACCCATTCGGTGCAGTTGCCGGGCGGGCAGGGCAGCACCTCCGGCGGCCAGCGCGAGTTCGTGCCGGTGCTGGCGCGCGCGGCGGTGGCGGTGGGCGTGTCCGGCGTGTTCGCCGAGACCCACCCCGATCCGTCCAAGGCGCTGTCCGATGGCCCCAATGCCTGGCCGCTGGACAAGATGGAAGCGCTGCTGGAGACGCTGATGGCGCTGGACGCGATCACCAAGCGTAGCGGCTTCCTGGAGCACGGGCTGGGTTGA
- a CDS encoding CTP synthase: MTPLIFVTGGVVSSLGKGIAAASLASILEARGLSVTMMKLDPYINVDPGTMSPFQHGEVYVTDDGAETDLDLGHYERFVRTRLSRKNSVTTGRIYENVIRKERRGDYLGATVQVIPHITDEIRRCVDEATAGFDVALVEIGGTVGDIESLPFLEAIRQVRTERGAERALFMHLTLVPYIAAAGELKTKPTQHSVKELRSIGIQPDVLLCRSEQAIPDSERRKIALFTNVSERAVISAADIDVLYGMPLELHRQGLDEIVIDQFKLRDKVGPADLSEWEAVVDATKHPLDEVTIAVVGKYVDHQDAYKSVGEALKHGGLRQRTKVILKWIEAQELEGSDLSALADVDGILVPGGFGDRGFEGKVLTSRYAREHRVPYFGICYGMQAAVVDYARHVAGLDGANSTENDRQSPYPVIGLITEWRTASGDVEKRDEKSDLGGTMRLGLQEQRLKPGTLSREMYGKDVVSERHRHRYEFNNRYRTQLEDAGLVISAKSMDDTLVEMVELPRDTHPWFLACQAHPEFLSTPRDGHPLFIGFVRAAREKKAGGKLLKEARA; this comes from the coding sequence ATGACCCCCCTGATCTTCGTTACCGGCGGCGTAGTGTCCTCGCTTGGCAAGGGCATCGCGGCCGCTTCGCTTGCGTCCATTCTCGAAGCACGTGGCCTGTCGGTCACGATGATGAAGCTGGACCCCTACATCAACGTCGACCCGGGCACGATGAGCCCGTTCCAGCACGGCGAGGTGTACGTCACCGACGACGGCGCCGAGACCGACCTGGACCTGGGCCACTACGAGCGCTTCGTGCGCACCCGCCTGTCGCGCAAGAATTCGGTCACCACCGGCCGCATCTACGAGAACGTGATCCGCAAGGAGCGCCGCGGCGACTATCTGGGCGCCACCGTGCAGGTGATCCCGCACATCACCGACGAAATCCGCCGTTGCGTGGACGAGGCCACCGCCGGGTTCGACGTGGCGCTGGTGGAAATCGGCGGCACCGTCGGCGACATCGAGTCGCTGCCGTTCCTGGAGGCGATCCGCCAGGTGCGCACCGAACGCGGCGCCGAGCGCGCGCTGTTCATGCATCTGACCCTGGTGCCGTACATCGCCGCCGCCGGCGAGCTGAAGACCAAGCCGACCCAGCATTCGGTCAAGGAACTGCGCTCGATCGGCATCCAGCCGGACGTGCTGCTGTGCCGCTCCGAGCAGGCGATTCCGGATTCGGAGCGGCGCAAGATCGCGCTGTTCACCAACGTCTCCGAGCGCGCCGTGATCAGCGCCGCCGACATCGACGTGCTCTATGGCATGCCGCTGGAATTGCACCGGCAGGGCCTGGACGAGATCGTCATCGACCAGTTCAAGCTGCGCGACAAGGTCGGCCCGGCCGACCTGTCCGAATGGGAAGCGGTGGTGGACGCCACCAAGCACCCGCTCGACGAGGTCACCATCGCCGTGGTCGGCAAGTACGTGGACCACCAGGACGCCTACAAGTCGGTCGGCGAGGCGCTCAAGCACGGCGGCCTGCGCCAGCGCACCAAGGTCATCTTGAAGTGGATCGAGGCGCAGGAGCTGGAAGGCAGCGACCTGTCGGCGCTGGCCGATGTCGACGGCATCCTGGTGCCCGGCGGCTTCGGCGACCGCGGCTTCGAAGGCAAGGTGCTGACCTCGCGCTATGCGCGCGAGCACCGCGTGCCGTACTTCGGCATCTGCTACGGCATGCAGGCGGCGGTGGTGGACTACGCGCGCCATGTCGCCGGCCTGGACGGCGCCAACAGCACCGAGAACGACCGCCAGTCGCCGTATCCGGTGATCGGCCTGATCACCGAGTGGCGCACCGCCAGCGGCGATGTGGAGAAGCGCGACGAGAAGTCCGATCTCGGCGGCACCATGCGCCTGGGCCTGCAGGAACAACGGCTCAAGCCCGGCACGCTGTCGCGCGAGATGTACGGCAAGGACGTGGTGTCCGAGCGCCATCGCCATCGCTACGAGTTCAACAACCGCTACCGCACCCAGCTCGAAGACGCCGGCCTGGTGATTTCCGCCAAGTCGATGGACGACACCCTGGTGGAGATGGTCGAACTGCCGCGCGACACCCACCCCTGGTTCCTGGCCTGCCAGGCGCACCCGGAGTTCCTGTCCACGCCGCGCGACGGCCACCCGCTGTTCATCGGCTTCGTGCGCGCCGCGCGCGAGAAGAAGGCCGGCGGCAAGCTGTTGAAGGAAGCGCGCGCATAA
- the parE gene encoding DNA topoisomerase IV subunit B, with product MNTRYNAADIEVLSGLDPVKRRPGMYTDTARPNHLAQEVIDNAVDEALAGHARHIEVTLFKDGSCEVSDDGRGMPVDIHPEEKISGVELILTRLHAGGKFNDRNYTFSGGLHGVGVSVVNALSKKVELFIKRDGNEYRMEFGDGFPASKLEIVGSVGKKNTGTRLRFWADPKYFDTPKFAVRALRHLLRAKAVLCPGLTVKLHDEATGEQDTWYFEDGLRDYLKGELAERELLPADLFVGNLKKDREIVDWAVAWVADGELVQESYVNLIPTAQHGTHVNGLRSGFTDALREFCDFRNLLPRGVKLAPEDVWDRVTFVLSLKMTDPQFSGQTKERLSSRQAAGFIEGAAHDALSLWLNQNVETGTRIAQIAIDRASARLKTEKQITRKKVTSGPALPGKLADCISQDLSRTELFLVEGDSAGGSAKQARDKDFQAILPLRGKILNTWEVASGSVLASEEVHNLAIAIGCDPGKDDISGLRYGKVVILADADSDGLHIATLLTALFLRHFPTLVKAGHVFVAMPPLFRVDVGKQVFYALDEEEKRSLLEKIARDKLKGQLSVTRFKGLGEMNPQQLRESTIHPDTRRLVQLTVDEGDETRSLMDMLLAKKRAGDRKQWLETKGDLASLEV from the coding sequence ATGAATACCCGCTACAACGCCGCCGACATCGAAGTTCTCTCTGGCCTGGACCCGGTCAAGCGCCGGCCGGGCATGTACACCGACACCGCACGCCCCAACCACCTGGCGCAGGAAGTCATCGACAACGCCGTGGACGAGGCGCTGGCCGGCCACGCCCGGCACATCGAGGTGACCCTGTTCAAGGACGGCAGCTGCGAGGTCTCCGACGACGGCCGCGGCATGCCGGTGGACATCCACCCGGAAGAGAAGATCTCCGGCGTCGAACTGATCCTGACCCGGCTGCACGCCGGCGGCAAGTTCAACGACCGCAACTACACCTTCAGCGGCGGCCTGCACGGCGTGGGCGTCAGCGTGGTCAACGCGCTGTCGAAGAAGGTGGAGCTGTTCATCAAGCGCGACGGCAACGAATACCGGATGGAATTCGGCGACGGCTTCCCTGCGTCCAAGCTGGAGATCGTCGGCAGCGTCGGCAAGAAGAACACCGGCACCCGGCTGCGCTTCTGGGCCGATCCGAAGTACTTCGACACGCCCAAGTTCGCGGTGCGCGCGCTGCGCCACCTGCTGCGCGCCAAGGCGGTGCTGTGCCCCGGCCTGACCGTGAAGCTGCACGACGAGGCCACCGGCGAGCAGGACACCTGGTATTTCGAGGACGGCCTGCGCGACTACCTCAAGGGCGAGCTGGCCGAGCGCGAGCTGCTGCCGGCCGACCTGTTCGTCGGCAACCTGAAGAAGGACCGCGAGATCGTCGACTGGGCGGTGGCCTGGGTCGCCGACGGCGAGCTGGTGCAGGAAAGCTACGTCAACCTGATCCCGACCGCGCAGCACGGCACCCACGTCAACGGCCTGCGCAGCGGTTTCACCGACGCGCTGCGCGAGTTCTGCGACTTCCGCAACCTGCTGCCGCGCGGGGTCAAGCTGGCGCCGGAAGACGTGTGGGACCGGGTCACCTTCGTGCTGTCGCTGAAGATGACCGACCCGCAGTTCAGCGGCCAGACCAAGGAACGCCTGTCCTCGCGCCAGGCCGCCGGCTTCATCGAAGGCGCCGCGCACGATGCACTCAGCCTGTGGCTGAACCAGAACGTGGAAACCGGCACGCGCATCGCGCAGATCGCGATCGACCGCGCCAGCGCACGGCTGAAGACCGAAAAGCAGATCACCCGCAAGAAGGTCACCTCCGGCCCGGCCCTGCCCGGCAAGCTGGCCGACTGCATCAGCCAGGACCTGTCGCGCACCGAGCTGTTCCTGGTGGAGGGCGACTCGGCCGGCGGCAGCGCCAAGCAGGCGCGCGACAAGGACTTCCAGGCGATCCTGCCGCTGCGCGGCAAGATCCTCAACACCTGGGAAGTGGCCTCCGGCAGCGTGCTGGCCTCCGAGGAAGTGCACAACCTGGCGATCGCGATCGGCTGCGATCCGGGCAAGGACGACATCAGCGGGCTGCGCTACGGCAAGGTGGTGATCCTGGCCGACGCCGACTCCGACGGCCTGCACATCGCCACCCTGCTCACCGCGCTGTTCCTGCGCCACTTCCCGACGCTGGTCAAGGCCGGCCATGTGTTCGTGGCGATGCCGCCGCTGTTCCGCGTGGACGTGGGCAAGCAGGTGTTCTATGCGCTGGACGAGGAAGAGAAGCGCTCGCTGCTGGAGAAGATCGCGCGCGACAAGCTCAAGGGCCAGCTCAGCGTGACCCGCTTCAAGGGCCTGGGCGAAATGAACCCGCAGCAGCTGCGCGAATCGACCATCCACCCGGACACGCGGCGGCTGGTGCAGCTGACCGTGGACGAAGGCGACGAGACCCGCTCGCTGATGGACATGCTGCTGGCCAAGAAGCGCGCCGGCGACCGCAAGCAGTGGCTGGAGACCAAGGGCGACCTGGCGTCGCTGGAGGTCTGA
- a CDS encoding NtaA/DmoA family FMN-dependent monooxygenase (This protein belongs to a clade of FMN-dependent monooxygenases, within a broader family of flavin-dependent oxidoreductases, the luciferase-like monooxygenase (LMM) family, some of whose members use coenzyme F420 rather than FMN.) has product METDAKHARQLHIGLALAGTWLGGEGWRRGDSRVEDLHDAALYLDLARRAEDAKLDFVFRPDALFLRAQALAGGPGFSSLDPMLLLAALARDTRRIGLVSTASTTFGAPYSVARQLQTLHWLSGGRAGWNIVTSFDGAANFGDAPMPDSEQRYARAQEFTDVVRALWRSYPHAALLADRAGGRYADPHQVLPIAHRGAQFQVAGPLNVPMHGAGEPPLFQAGASGPGRDFAARTADAVFAATPDLHAGIALRGDLRARAQAHGRAPDAVRVLPGLSLFLAGSRTQAQALYRDTHAGRGRRSRLEYLRSVLGVDLGGLAPDQPVGPELLPPIDAQVGSRTHAELLHALIARERPRLDALLERPEVLGSAHWVVIGTPDDAVREIVARIRAGAADGFIALPGGALQSLSLLLEEVVPRLAEQGLFRRDYRGDTLRAHLGMEADGTADPAGVRGG; this is encoded by the coding sequence ATGGAAACAGACGCCAAGCACGCGCGCCAGCTGCATATCGGCCTGGCGCTGGCCGGCACCTGGCTCGGCGGCGAGGGCTGGCGGCGCGGCGACAGCCGCGTCGAGGACCTGCACGACGCGGCGCTGTACCTGGACCTGGCCCGCCGCGCCGAGGACGCCAAGCTCGACTTCGTGTTCCGGCCCGATGCGCTGTTCCTGCGGGCGCAGGCGCTGGCCGGCGGCCCCGGCTTCAGCAGCCTGGATCCGATGCTGCTGCTGGCGGCGCTGGCGCGCGACACGCGCCGGATCGGCCTGGTCAGCACCGCCTCCACCACCTTCGGCGCGCCCTATTCGGTCGCGCGCCAGCTGCAGACGCTGCACTGGCTCAGCGGCGGCCGTGCCGGCTGGAACATCGTGACCTCCTTCGACGGCGCCGCCAATTTCGGCGACGCGCCGATGCCCGATTCCGAACAGCGCTACGCACGCGCGCAGGAATTCACCGACGTGGTGCGAGCGCTGTGGCGCAGCTATCCGCACGCGGCGCTGCTGGCCGATCGCGCCGGCGGTCGCTATGCCGACCCGCACCAGGTGTTGCCGATCGCGCACCGCGGCGCGCAGTTCCAGGTCGCCGGTCCGTTGAACGTGCCGATGCATGGGGCCGGGGAGCCGCCGCTGTTCCAGGCCGGCGCGTCGGGACCGGGCCGCGACTTCGCCGCGCGCACGGCCGATGCGGTGTTCGCCGCCACGCCGGACCTGCACGCGGGAATCGCGTTGCGGGGCGACCTGCGCGCCCGTGCGCAGGCCCATGGGCGCGCACCGGATGCGGTGCGGGTCCTGCCGGGGCTGAGCCTGTTCCTGGCCGGCAGTCGCACTCAGGCGCAGGCGCTGTATCGCGACACGCACGCCGGCAGGGGGCGGCGCAGTCGCCTGGAGTACCTGCGGAGCGTGTTGGGCGTCGACCTGGGTGGGCTGGCGCCGGACCAGCCGGTCGGGCCGGAACTGTTGCCGCCGATCGACGCGCAGGTCGGCAGCCGTACCCATGCCGAGCTGCTGCATGCGCTGATCGCGCGCGAACGTCCGCGCCTGGATGCGTTGCTGGAGCGACCGGAGGTACTGGGCTCGGCGCACTGGGTGGTGATCGGCACCCCGGACGACGCGGTGCGCGAGATCGTCGCGCGGATCCGGGCCGGTGCGGCCGACGGCTTCATCGCGCTACCGGGCGGCGCCCTGCAGTCCCTGTCGTTGCTGCTCGAGGAGGTGGTGCCGCGGCTGGCGGAACAGGGCCTGTTCCGCCGCGACTACCGCGGCGATACCCTGCGCGCGCACCTGGGCATGGAAGCGGACGGCACGGCGGACCCGGCCGGCGTGCGCGGCGGCTGA
- a CDS encoding ABC transporter ATP-binding protein, producing the protein MSGPAAPLPPPELRAEALRLAYPGHTVSERLELAIAPGKITAIIGPNACGKSTLLRALARLLVPAAGRVLLDGRDIHQRPSREVARRLGLLPQAALVPAAIGVAELVARGRFPHRRLLRQWSREDERAVRQAMADTGVAALAERRVDELSGGQRQRVWLAMALAQDTRLLLLDEPTTYLDVAHQLEVLDLCRMLNRRDGRTLVMVLHDLQQAARYADHIVAMKAGAIVAAGTPAQVLTPALVERVFGIRALVIADPVTATPLVVPVAVADGTHDNA; encoded by the coding sequence ATGAGCGGACCGGCCGCGCCCCTGCCGCCCCCGGAGCTGCGTGCGGAGGCGCTGCGCCTGGCCTATCCCGGGCACACCGTGAGCGAGCGGCTGGAGCTGGCGATCGCGCCTGGAAAGATCACCGCGATCATCGGACCCAATGCCTGCGGCAAGTCGACCCTGCTGCGCGCGTTGGCGCGCCTGCTGGTGCCTGCCGCGGGAAGGGTGCTGCTCGATGGCCGCGATATCCATCAGCGCCCCTCGCGGGAGGTCGCGCGGCGCCTGGGGCTGCTGCCGCAGGCGGCGCTGGTGCCCGCGGCGATCGGCGTGGCCGAGCTGGTCGCGCGCGGGCGCTTCCCGCACCGGCGGCTGCTGCGGCAGTGGTCGCGCGAGGACGAGCGGGCGGTACGCCAGGCGATGGCCGACACCGGCGTGGCCGCGCTGGCCGAACGCCGGGTCGACGAGCTGTCCGGCGGACAACGGCAACGGGTGTGGCTGGCGATGGCGTTGGCGCAGGACACCAGGCTGCTGTTGCTCGACGAGCCGACCACTTACCTGGACGTGGCCCACCAGCTGGAAGTGCTGGACCTGTGCCGCATGCTCAACCGCCGCGACGGACGCACCCTGGTGATGGTGCTGCACGACCTGCAGCAGGCCGCGCGCTATGCCGACCACATCGTGGCGATGAAGGCCGGCGCGATCGTGGCCGCCGGCACGCCGGCGCAGGTCCTGACACCGGCACTGGTGGAGCGGGTGTTCGGCATCCGCGCGCTGGTGATCGCCGATCCGGTGACCGCCACGCCGCTGGTGGTGCCGGTGGCGGTCGCCGACGGCACGCACGACAACGCTTGA
- a CDS encoding iron chelate uptake ABC transporter family permease subunit — translation MSGLPMRWDRGPGTVWQVGRCGLRRQPRALLAGALALGLALATAALALQRGSIALPPSAVLAALLGQGDAGAAQVVLQIRLPRVLVALFAGAALGMSGALLQSVARNPLGSPDVVGFTTGAATGAIAQIVLFDRGGIAVALAALAAGLAAALLVSWLAWRGGGGGQRLVLVGIGVGAVLGALNDLMLVKGRLDTAIQANQWLAGSLAARNWGHAAPLLLGVCGLAPPALALAPRLAVLELGDALAAQLGLPVERTRVLAVCTAVMLAALATAAAGPIGFVALAAPQLAARLARGSGPCVFGAAAMGALLLSFADLLAQALPIRASLPVGRMAALLGGMYLVWLLMRGRGA, via the coding sequence ATGAGCGGCCTGCCGATGCGCTGGGACAGGGGGCCGGGAACGGTGTGGCAGGTCGGCCGCTGCGGCCTGCGGCGGCAACCGCGCGCGCTGCTGGCCGGCGCGCTGGCGCTGGGACTGGCGCTGGCGACGGCGGCGCTGGCCCTGCAGCGCGGCAGCATCGCGCTGCCGCCGTCGGCGGTGCTGGCCGCGCTGCTCGGGCAGGGCGACGCCGGCGCCGCCCAGGTGGTGCTGCAGATCCGCCTGCCGCGGGTGCTCGTGGCGCTGTTCGCCGGCGCGGCGCTGGGCATGTCCGGTGCGTTGTTGCAGTCGGTGGCGCGCAATCCGCTGGGCTCGCCGGACGTGGTCGGGTTCACCACCGGCGCGGCGACCGGCGCGATCGCGCAGATCGTGCTGTTCGACCGGGGCGGCATTGCGGTGGCGCTGGCGGCGCTGGCCGCCGGCCTGGCTGCCGCGTTGCTGGTGTCGTGGCTGGCCTGGCGCGGCGGTGGCGGCGGGCAACGGCTGGTACTGGTCGGCATCGGCGTGGGCGCGGTGCTCGGTGCGCTGAACGACCTGATGCTGGTCAAGGGCCGGCTCGACACGGCGATCCAGGCCAACCAGTGGCTTGCCGGCAGCCTGGCCGCGCGCAACTGGGGACATGCGGCGCCGCTGCTGCTGGGGGTATGCGGCCTGGCGCCGCCGGCATTGGCGTTGGCGCCGCGGCTGGCGGTACTGGAGCTGGGCGACGCGCTCGCCGCCCAGCTCGGGTTGCCGGTGGAACGCACCCGGGTGCTGGCGGTCTGCACCGCGGTGATGTTGGCGGCGCTGGCGACCGCGGCGGCCGGGCCGATCGGCTTCGTCGCCCTGGCGGCGCCGCAGCTGGCGGCACGCCTGGCGCGCGGCAGCGGCCCTTGCGTGTTCGGCGCGGCGGCGATGGGAGCGTTGCTGCTGTCCTTCGCCGACCTGCTGGCGCAGGCGCTGCCGATCCGAGCCAGCCTGCCGGTCGGGCGCATGGCGGCGCTGCTCGGCGGCATGTATCTGGTCTGGCTGCTGATGCGGGGGCGGGGCGCATGA